The following coding sequences are from one Triticum aestivum cultivar Chinese Spring chromosome 5A, IWGSC CS RefSeq v2.1, whole genome shotgun sequence window:
- the LOC123107227 gene encoding uncharacterized protein codes for MEAAKERREQQERKAAGAGEGGDSVQLPTETSPYVQYNKDDGLEDYKMRAYGAQGHLPVSDVPHGSGTDAPTIPGTALPTQHLNLHGRQQTQRGAQGGGAGVRRTDDDEAATDAINRHGVP; via the coding sequence ATGGAGGCGGCGAAGGAGAGGCGGGAGCAGCAGGAGCGgaaggccgccggcgccggcgagggggGCGACTCGGTGCAGCTGCCGACGGAGACGAGCCCGTACGTGCAGTACAATAAGGACGACGGCCTGGAGGACTACAAGATGCGTGCCTACGGCGCGCAGGGCCACCTCCCCGTCTCCGACGTCCCCCACGGCTCCGGCACCGACGCGCCCACCATCCCTGGCACCGCGCTCCCGACGCAGCACCTGAATCTGCACGGGCGCCAGCAGACGCAGCGGGGTGCCCAGGGAGGAGGCGCTGGCGTTCGCCGCACCGACGACGACGAGGCTGCCACCGACGCCATCAACCGCCACGGCGTGCCGTAG